TACTGTATTCTTACATAAtagcaaaaaaatatataaaaataatttaaatgaagaCAAACCGATTAAatcaaaacaaaaaataaaaaataagcgaattaaaaaagaattaaatataaatatagaattattgccatatataaatatatgtttaattaaaattttgtattaCTTAAACAACTTCAGCACAATACAATTAgaatcatttttaaaaagtgtTAACTCATTTATTAAGTTTTCCCTAATAAATGATTTTGCGgctttttgttttttaaatttttttacacgctttttaaaaaagtatacTATATTTTCCCTTGTGAAAACCATATCCGAGTTTATCATAAACATTTATATGTGTTCTCCTTTGCATTtgaacataaaaaaatttgctGCTGTCCTCATTTTGGATTTGCTCATACATAGGTGAGTCCCGATAACATGGgaagataaaaatacatacGAAAATAATTGTGCTAAAAAAGAGAGAACAACTAGAAAGTGTGCCTTCATATAATGCATACAGAATAGCAAACAAAATGTCCTTGTTTCGTTTTTCCACGCTAATATGAAGTGTGATACATCGTTTGGAGGTAATTTTCCATATACatgcatttatatattcacattttattgtttttccCTCCATGCTCCTATCACAGGTACCCTAAGATCCGTGAATTCACAAGTGAATATTTGTATTcgaatattaattttatcgCTCCTAATgaatatcaaaattatttatttagtaGTTACGACGATTTAGAAAATTCTATTTCTCTTTTAATAAACACACAATTTTCTGATTCCTCAAAAGAAAACGatgataattatgaaataCATATAACTGTAGAAAAAATTGCAAAATTGTTAGGAATTTCTCattatataacattttcatcatgatcttcattttctaaATCATCCTCACTTTTGTTATAGTCATAATTATAGTCATCTTCTAGTCCTTGTTCTTCTTCGAACATGTCTGGTTAGGAGAGCAAGTAcgaagaaataatatacttacacatttaaataacatatatttagaCGAAGTAAATGTAAACCATATAGACTCTAAATTCAATTATATGTCACTTTTACCAagaaatatacaaaatatgtatacaaTTAGAATGTAaacgatttttttttgcctTACTTGATACGTTGTCCtctttttccttttctttttcttcattgtcatctttttcttcattttctttttctttcgtttttttcatGTTATTTGGTAAATTTAAAAGCATTTTTTCttctctatatatatttctatatgtattaaaatataattcataaGGATAGTAGTGTATATTGcctttattaattaatttatcttTGTATAAATCGAGCTCtgatttatcatatattttattggCTTCGTagttatacatatttatgctttttatatgatactttaaaatgttatttGTAATTACAAAATCTTCATTATAATTACTCATGtcaaatttatttagtaACCTTCCCAAATCAAATTCACTTTGtgctaaaaaaaaaaaaaattgaaaacatattaaactatcctattttttgtgtatGGATGGATATATGAAGTACATATTGCTACGCAATTAGTTATATTGTGTGTTATATAAACaagcaaatatatatatgcatattaatCACGTATTATGGATAAACTAACGATTTTCATTGTTATTTTGCTTTTCCTTATaatccatttttatttataaaaaaatacttttttccaaaaatatttttcattcgttgtgttttattttttttaattaataatttttatataaaaaatttgttgTCTACAAATTTTTGATTTGAAGGTCACACAAAttgattattataaatCCCTAAAACTGTCAATAAATGAGCAACATtgttatatgcatatatatataatatataatgctTAGGTTtatcttaaaaaaatgctaaAACAAAGCATTTGGAATTTCgttaatgaaatattatatgttttgttatcattacatataatattttattttttaggtaaaggtttttattattttttcatcagtttgttttttatatatacatatttttttttacccTCACccacaatttttttttaattatatattaattaaattgtatatgcatacaattttttcggaatatacaattttatatacatttatttcttatCATTAATCTCTATATAacttctttaattttttttaataatcaaaatttgtttttcttataAAAGTTTTAACGAAAAATTgctttatataataaattaaatatattatatactgTAGCATTGACGCATAAATgaacataataaaatgcCATAACTGTATCCAAATAGTTGGTttaaatgatttttttatgttatatatttttatattttcataatttcaaaatgaataagataatatagtatattatattattatattttgtatttttcatttattttttttcacaatctttcaatatataaaacCTTGGATAATGGAATagcataataattttagtTATCATTTGCCCAGAGAAAAAATAgcaaatatgtataattagATTAACTTTCCCTCATGCATAAATAAAGCATtgttacatatatatgtagtTATGATTATACATTAAGTTTTTGTGTTATAAATCCGCACTCTTCTACATAAGTTAATCGAAATGGTAGCGGCTAAAAAGAGATATGTTAAAAAGTTTAACTTCGAAATTGATTTGAATAGTGAAATAGAAAATCAAATTAGGTCAAACATAATATCAGATAGAGAGAAAATTacagaaaaatataagcaaaaatggaaaaaaaaaataagaagaCGCATTAAAATGGAAGATAAAATTTcaaattttgttttcccaaattcaaaaaaggaaaaacaATTGAGactaaattatataaataaatttattaagaaaaaaaaattaatccgaaaatatttgaaagaaataaaggaaaaggttaaaaaaatgaaaaatgttataaataatgaagcTGTGAAGCAATAAGCAGttacaataaaatatcatataATGACCTATATGTATggttcatatttatttagtaCTTTACGCttgatatataaaatgcatTTATTTGCTTAgctaatattataatattgttatataaaGAGGGATGCCATTGCAATATGGGCATTATATGTGTCGCTTTATTATGGAATATATAGAGGTCcaatatacacatatatgttATCTGAATAATATTACATACTATTAAATTGatgcttatttattttttttatttttagtataattataaatgttCTTCAATGacaaattttaaacaatacaatttttttttccaataattttttataatttttttctcatttttatttattaaagcTTTTTTTGTGCTATATAACAACTCATTATTTTAGagtaaaatttgtttttaaatcatagattaattattttgttttgaaaataagcacacataaaattaaaaaaaacatttatttattccttcttttataatttattgtCCTTTTTACTCTTTAATTTCCTTCTCGTTGtttatgttattatatttatatacgGCAATACGCGTAATTTGATACATAGCTGTTATGCtcataaatatgttaactattaaaaacatggaaaatatataaacgGGTATAATTTTGAGTATTAGCACGCcatcataatatataataaatatgtgtgCGCATATATGGAGCTTAAATGGTATTggttataaaattaaagacaaatattttcatattatttataaattgcCTTACTtgtaattaaatttatattcctTGGTTTAATGACATATGCAAATCTGCTAAATAATAATCCAGTTAATCCTATGGCTGAGCATTTTAGGCAAAGAAATTAACAATttattgtataaataataatattcacatataaattgataatataaaacaagTAATAAcgataaaattttttttaaattaccAAATTGTTGTGGGAGAGATAGAAGTTTAGGATCCCTATTTATATCAGCAATGTTTGCTAGAGATATTGACCACTTAAAGGTTGGGGCCCAAAAATGAATAGTTAAGAGGCCGGTATCTGACACTACATTTTAAtgttatgtatatatatacatatgaatatatttttaatatgcctataatttatatgtataccTACGCATGTATTTCTTACCGAATgccttttttatattattgttaatgCTGCATCCTGCaatatgattttttatttttgggACAATATTTGGATAAAAAACTTTTctaattatattcattgtGTGAAAAGaagtataaaatataattaatggGGCTATTGGGTTGTGCTTAAGTGTTTTCGCCGtctatttataaaatattgtaatataaataaagcattgcaaataattattttcgtAATTATGTAGTTGTATTTTTCTGTTATTAGTAATTCTCAAGTTTGTGGGATAacaataatacaaatatatgaaacACAATCTGATACTTATTCTTTCATATCATATTTACCATGTCAAACATGTTTTTAagtattataaaaattaatgttTTGTGTAAATTTGATTTTACATtcttaatataaaaatgaggaattaaattattttttttgcatgCTATGTCAAAGATcattttatgaaatatataaaaatgcatatatattattaaatgataCTGTGTTATCTGTACATAAACTTTGAAGTTACTGTATATcaccaaaataaaataaaataaaacaaatttataccgaaacaataatatatactattatttggtttattaaataaataaatatatatatatattaaaaaggtaaatataataggtataatataaatacgtacacatatattataagcATAAGGGTATTACCAAACTTGTTATATGGATTTTGTcacattttataaaaattataatgaacaaatttgcttagaaaaaaaaatataaaaatggaataaatAACTGATTATTCCTTCAACCAATTAACCAACAAATTATTCTGAAAAAACGATAGgaaattttttcataaaattatgcTCCAAAATAGcgcaaataaaatttacgTATTTTACTTTATCTCATTATCAATGCATAAATAAcacgaaataaaaaaatcataaaacCAAActaatatgaaatatttgttCTTGGCACAATTTCTTAGAAATGCTACACAAGTGTTCCTATATCTACATATAAGAacaaatacatataaaaataagttgtttaaattaaataaaaaaatgataaccgtaaaatttttacacttatataaaaattagtCAAcgaaataatacaaaaaatatataactaaACTTCTAcgaatttattatttatttaaactattataaaatatttttaattttattttctatagaCAAGTTTATATGCCCGCAAATAAGTAAAAATGGGATACTTCCTCATGATTGCGTGTGTGTGTacatatatctatataatatatatacgcaTACGTAACTACAGCATTTACTATAATTCCAAAATTGGAATTTAGCATATTGCTAAAATtgtcaaaataaaattattttttttccctcTGCAGCGTTTTATgtagaataaaaaaagaaaaaagaaaaaaaatattattatatctcaaatatgttttgtctttttataatatttttttttatattgagaaaaaaactttttatGCAAAACCAcatttgtaaatataaaaaatttataactagagactataatttttttaaattattgaaTTTATGTGAATAAGCACATTCCCTTTCCTTTAATGAATATAGGCATATTGTccatatattcatatatataatataattcttTGAGGCATGGGAAAATTCCaatgtatgtatatgctaaacgttttttaaaagaattataaatttaaatttattatacttccaaaaattgtttgatattttcaaaatagaaaaaagaaattatcAAAACCTCAATATACaagagaaaaaatgaaaaaaaaaatatataataaagaaaaacacTTATgataagaataaaaaatatggataataataaagcttgtctttttccttttcgtttttttacAAGTTTTAAATAGAATATGAAAtgtttaaattaaaaaacaaaaaaatacatatatagatatatatttttgtgtaCTATACACATGCATTAATCATTAtactataaatattttgaaaaaaaaataagagaATAAATTTCTACAAGTGTATAGGGCATTTTAAGAATACATATTTGAATGAATAGAAATACGAAAAAATggatgaagaaaatgagaaacatatgaaaaaaataacgacgggattaataaaaaggaagtaggtttttgtttattttgtgATAAAACATATGAGAAGAAATCTATATatctacatatatatgtgtgtacATACTAATGTGGAATTATCGACCAATATTTTCCTTAATTATCcattatatacaaaaataataattaaacgTTATTGAATCGTAGTAATTGTATAATATAGCATGAACTGGCCATATATTGTGGTTTTCTTTTTCCTGCagattttgtatatttccTCAATTTACGGccaaaaaaaacgaaataaaatacaatattttaagGGATTATAATGtgaaagaatatatatatatccacTTGGTAGTATCTCTTTTAGTTATTTTGATAGAATTCGTTAGTTTTTCTTTTAGTAAGACCAAAGATAAATAACATAACTGATATATGTGtaaaatgtatttaaaatatacgcatttatgtttattatatacatatcgaattatatatttttcatccCAATTGTAGATCTAAGTAAAAAGGATGCAACATTGATggaaatatttgttttcattttttctgtTTTGAATTGCATAATgcatattattgttattataaagtttcactttttttcgccacgaaatatttattccaAAAGTCTCTTTATCGGATACATCATTATAGTAAGCTACCCATATTAATGGAAATTaggaattaaaaaaatatctgatttatgtatatgctATCCATATCACTATTCACTTGTATATATGCGTTCAATTTTGATTAATTTTCTCACATCATTTAACAGAACcaaatatttcaatttttgtctctatatttttttacgaaaaaaaatgaagaatttAAAGGGGAATCAATACAAATCGTTActtataataacaaattaaGCTTAtacattcattttttcatagATTCAGTTTGTATAATATGTCTTCCAACTCtaaagtatataaataaagaaccgacataaaataaatgcattatatattagataatgtttattttaaagaaaatcaACATGTGCTCACATTTTTTCTAACTgtacattttttgtatatctTTTTCAGGTACATAATAAGTGTCATATTTATGATATTGTACGCAAGTGGTACTGCCATACTAATTCTGctaacaaattttaaaaaggaAGAAAATTCATCAGAACTTATTagtatgtatattttaagcGTAGTGTTAATGatgttcatttttttaagatatCTAGCAGAAAAAAGGAAcagaatattattatatattgttaatGAGTTTctacaaaataattacaaagcaaacaattatacaaaaacGCAGtgtaataatgaaaatgagtCTATATCTGTGGACATAGATAAGGAAGATGATAAGGCATATAACTCCAAAATGTTATTTTCTGACAAaagtttgttttttaagGATTTTACTATAAATTCTTGTTATAAAGATTTTTGTTCaatttcttattttttaaagaaaatatcaATTAGCAATAAtcatattttgaaaatagaaaaaaataaagaaaatacaGGCCCAGAGAAAACATTtgatgaaattaaaaaacgCTTGAATGAGTCAGATATTCTACAAATAGCTTATGAAGCAGaagtattaaaaaatatcaaaaaaataaattcagATGAAATAGGAAGAAATTGGGATTATTCGTTTATAGATTCTGAGTATGGAAAATCAACATTAGTTATATTAGAAGTAGGATATCATTTAATTAGTccatatatagaaaataatgaaaataaaaaacacaaattaaaattatttttgttattaataaatagcATGTATTTTCCTAATCCATATCATAATGCTAACCATGGGGCAACGGTCTGTCATTTGTCCAAATGTTTAGCTCATATTACAGATTTCGATAagcatttaaataatacatatatgatTTGCTATTTGATAGCTTCTATAGCTCATGATGTAGGTCATCCAGGAAAAACAAA
This DNA window, taken from Plasmodium berghei ANKA genome assembly, chromosome: 13, encodes the following:
- a CDS encoding mitochondrial pyruvate carrier protein 2, putative, producing the protein MNIIRKVFYPNIVPKIKNHIAGCSINNNIKKAFVSDTGLLTIHFWAPTFKWSISLANIADINRDPKLLSLPQQFAIGLTGLLFSRFAYVIKPRNINLITINIFMSITAMYQITRIAVYKYNNINNEKEIKE
- a CDS encoding cGMP-specific 3',5'-cyclic phosphodiesterase delta, which produces MDEENEKHMKKITTGLIKRKFCIFPQFTAKKNEIKYNILRDYNVKEYIYIHLVVSLLVILIEFVSFSFNLSKKDATLMEIFVFIFSVLNCIMHIIVIIKFHFFSPRNIYSKSLFIGYIIINQIFQFLSLYFFTKKNEEFKGESIQIVTYNNKLSLYIHFFIDSVCIICLPTLKYIISVIFMILYASGTAILILLTNFKKEENSSELISMYILSVVLMMFIFLRYLAEKRNRILLYIVNEFLQNNYKANNYTKTQCNNENESISVDIDKEDDKAYNSKMLFSDKSLFFKDFTINSCYKDFCSISYFLKKISISNNHILKIEKNKENTGPEKTFDEIKKRLNESDILQIAYEAEVLKNIKKINSDEIGRNWDYSFIDSEYGKSTLVILEVGYHLISPYIENNENKKHKLKLFLLLINSMYFPNPYHNANHGATVCHLSKCLAHITDFDKHLNNTYMICYLIASIAHDVGHPGKTNAYLSETNHILSIRYNDMSILENYHCSITFSILQLIGFDFLINNEDTKLVDKNNYTNMRKFIIELIISTDMKLHFEYLDIFKKRKRSENFDVADRDAINLGTINIKLADIGHTCLKWRDHAKWTMLVSEEFFSQKKVEEIYRKNKDTDPNNFNGILNDKSIDNAMIFNYENIYINYSNNINNINKYHFSYIKLNFIHHHDFVKSIPSTQVYFFEIIVMPLIQELQSIEQANKEITHKVLHNLNVNLKTWKLLEKNINLFYNTDKMKGTDYYKNLEKQQLLRGIRLLDIAEEDVISLTKNIFNEKSMEKPDEDKKKEKKNKR